A single region of the Marinobacter nanhaiticus D15-8W genome encodes:
- a CDS encoding DNA-3-methyladenine glycosylase I, which yields MDSNQRCGWCGTDPLYVAYHDNVWGRPVSDDQELFAKLCLDGQQAGLSWITILRKQANYEAAFDDFDPEAIVRYDDARIEALLQDPGIVRNRLKVESIIRNARGFLALRDQDRSFSEFLWSFVDYRPIQGAWESLSDVPVTTPEAEAMSRALKKCGFNFVGPTIVYAFMQAVGMVNDHLLTCPSREVCMDLAGEHDFPRAASS from the coding sequence ATGGACTCTAACCAACGCTGCGGCTGGTGCGGCACGGATCCGCTTTACGTGGCGTACCACGATAATGTTTGGGGCCGGCCGGTTTCGGATGACCAGGAACTGTTCGCCAAACTCTGCCTGGATGGACAGCAGGCGGGCCTGAGCTGGATCACCATCCTGCGCAAGCAGGCGAACTACGAGGCCGCTTTCGACGATTTCGATCCCGAGGCGATCGTCCGCTATGACGACGCCAGGATCGAAGCCTTGCTGCAGGACCCGGGCATCGTCCGCAATCGGCTCAAGGTAGAGTCCATTATCCGTAATGCCCGAGGTTTCCTGGCCCTTCGGGACCAGGACCGTTCTTTCTCCGAGTTTCTCTGGTCCTTCGTCGACTACCGCCCGATCCAGGGCGCCTGGGAAAGCCTGAGCGACGTACCCGTAACCACGCCGGAAGCAGAAGCCATGTCCCGTGCGCTAAAGAAATGCGGGTTCAACTTCGTAGGACCAACAATCGTCTATGCCTTCATGCAGGCCGTGGGGATGGTGAACGACCACCTGCTGACGTGCCCCTCCCGCGAGGTTTGCATGGATCTGGCCGGGGAGCACGACTTCCCGCGCGCGGCCAGTTCCTAG